A region of the Chryseobacterium cucumeris genome:
TTGGATAAAAGATAATAAAATTCCTGTGCCACATTATCATAGAGGCAAGGGAAGTAATTTAAAATACCACAGACCTTGGGAAAAAGGTCCTGATGGAAAAAGAAGATGGTAGAAATGGAAAAAAAAGAATTTTATAAATTATATATACCAGCATTAGAATTAGCCTTAAAGAATGATTCTGTTAATTATGGTTTTTATGTTAAATCTCCTGAAGATTATCTGGATGATAAAATTGCGAGACAGATCATTGACTATTTAGATGATAATGAAGATGATTTTACAGAAAGAGTATCGTATTATTTTGATGCTAAATCCCATAACTTTCCATCAATCCAAAATATTGATATTAATGAGTATAAGAAAGATTTGATTGAAGAAATTTCAAAAATTAAAAAAGATTTTTTAATTGATTAATGTCTGAATAATAAATTATATATAGTAACAAATCTCCTGCTTTGCAGGGGATTTGTTTTAAGTGTTGCTACATTTTTATTAAAGAGAATTTTAATTTTATTGATAATTTCTCCGTTCAAAAACAGTGTTAAACGTATTCTTCTTTACAATTTTCCATAATAAACCGGTAAAAGGCAGCCAAGTTGTGACGGGCAGCATTTCCTCTCGTGCCAAAAGACTACGGCATAAACGGTTGCCTCCCTAAAGGTACCCTCCATTTATTCCGTTTCCTTTTGGCTTTCACTTTACCCGTAACAATGATCTGCTTTCTTTTTTCGGTTTTTCTTTTGAAAAATATTAATTGAGCCCTGAGGCTTAATAGGAAAAAGGAATTGAATTAACAATTAAGCAGGTACGGGAAAAGGGAGGCTCCGCCGTATCCGGAGCAAAACAAATGAAGTTTAATATTGTCAATGAAATTAAATTAACCTATTCAAGAGAAGGGAATGCCGAAAAACTGATAACAAATTCGGATGATGCGGTTGAAGTATTCAGGGCACATTTTGATAGTAGCCAAATTGACTATAGAGAAGCATTTTATGCACTCTATTTGGATCATGCCCATAACGTTTTAGGAATAAAGAAGATTTCGGAGTCTGGAATTTCCGCAACACTGGTGGATATTAGAATTATTATGCAGGCCGCCTTATTGTGTAATGCATCATCTATTATTGTAGCACACAACCATCCATCGGGGAGTTTAAAGCCGTCATCCGAAGATCTGAAAATGACCGGTAAAATCAAGAATGCCTCTGAATTTTTAAATATTCAACTGCTGGATCATTGTATTTTAACGTCTACAGAATACTTGTCATTTGCTGATGAAGGTTTACTGTGAGTGATTTGTAAATATAACATAAAAAAACGGCAATTGAAGCTTGCCGTTTTTAAATTTTTGGCGAAAAGACAGATCTTCCTGTGGTCGAAGGTGTCTTTTCGCGGTAAATTTATATTGTATTA
Encoded here:
- a CDS encoding RadC family protein, whose amino-acid sequence is MKFNIVNEIKLTYSREGNAEKLITNSDDAVEVFRAHFDSSQIDYREAFYALYLDHAHNVLGIKKISESGISATLVDIRIIMQAALLCNASSIIVAHNHPSGSLKPSSEDLKMTGKIKNASEFLNIQLLDHCILTSTEYLSFADEGLL